The Gemmatimonadota bacterium genome has a window encoding:
- a CDS encoding T9SS type A sorting domain-containing protein, protein MRSRVFDVRTVLPVLFAASVLLFAIAVSSESAPSGSPAEMTAWLSGKAAFYEAHPDLKDTRGSGWKPYNRFKWFYEQRMINGQEVPLGARLRAWEYTMDLLESGAVSTRASWFCRGPENLSGRILDLEFDPNNSNTLFAAAAGGGIWRSANGGATWTSVGDELPSSAVGAVAVLPWDSSVVLIGTGEPTWNIDRIDGVGLLKSTDGGYTWAATSLTQAVVGGRGFHIIEANPNGGTAILAGATNGLWRSTDDGDNWDLVKDGDDYYDVKWKPGDSDRVYTVKGSGGSGNNVKVSTDEGLTWAKAGTGQPSSWLVGKTRLSVTPDAPGTIYAGFADKTSNGLLGIYRSTDDGATWQLRASSPNIYGTQGWYNNTIQADPNDAEHIIVGGVALYRSVNGGTSFSQIGNQVHVDHHAIAYRPGSDNNVFVGSDGGVWESTTDGASWSDRNTGLVTYQFYDICVSQSDPSRAAGGTQDNGTDIWNGTVNWSNGLGGDGMVCNIKPTAPNVIYGELYFGDHRKTQNGGSSWSTINNGISGDGPWVTPVDMDQNTANHLYTSSADGIFRTTAGGNPWTKVGDQTAVWISISPVDGNVVWTVGGGAPWVTTDDGGTWTQTSDWGFSTGGATKILSHPTDANGAFVAFSGYGGGMAHVARTTDMGVSWQNVTGDFPDVPANAIAVDPQNPDIWFIGTDLGVWETSNAGVNWIPCHSGLVSAKIVDLEIEDAARKLVAGTHGRGMWEVDITSPSVTDVSVTSPQGVGGLLLDSPRPNPATSEARLRYAAWHDGSVTLEIVDVAGRRQARIAEHASGDGIVRTASWLTDDAPSGVYFAVLKAGAKQTTRKIVLAR, encoded by the coding sequence ATGCGTAGCAGAGTTTTCGATGTGCGCACCGTTCTTCCGGTGCTGTTCGCGGCTTCTGTTCTTCTCTTCGCCATCGCCGTTTCGAGCGAATCGGCCCCGAGCGGGTCTCCTGCGGAGATGACCGCCTGGCTTTCCGGGAAAGCGGCGTTTTATGAAGCCCACCCCGACCTGAAGGACACCCGGGGGAGTGGCTGGAAACCGTACAACCGCTTCAAGTGGTTCTACGAGCAGCGCATGATCAACGGTCAGGAGGTTCCACTGGGCGCGCGCCTCCGTGCATGGGAATACACGATGGACCTGCTCGAGTCCGGGGCTGTGTCCACGAGAGCCAGCTGGTTCTGCCGGGGGCCTGAGAATCTGTCCGGGCGGATACTGGACCTGGAGTTCGACCCGAACAACTCCAACACCCTCTTCGCAGCGGCCGCCGGGGGCGGGATCTGGAGAAGCGCGAACGGGGGAGCCACCTGGACTTCCGTCGGAGATGAACTCCCGTCGTCGGCGGTCGGCGCGGTGGCGGTTCTCCCGTGGGACTCAAGCGTGGTGCTGATCGGGACGGGCGAACCCACCTGGAACATAGACCGGATCGACGGCGTCGGCCTGCTGAAGTCCACCGACGGGGGTTACACCTGGGCGGCGACTTCGCTGACGCAGGCGGTCGTTGGAGGCCGCGGGTTTCACATCATCGAGGCGAACCCGAACGGCGGCACCGCCATTCTCGCCGGGGCGACGAACGGCCTCTGGAGATCCACCGATGACGGGGACAACTGGGATCTCGTGAAGGACGGAGACGACTACTACGATGTGAAGTGGAAGCCCGGAGACTCCGATCGCGTGTACACGGTCAAGGGGTCGGGCGGGTCCGGGAACAATGTCAAGGTCTCCACCGACGAAGGCCTCACCTGGGCGAAGGCAGGCACGGGGCAGCCCAGTTCCTGGCTGGTCGGGAAGACCCGGCTCTCCGTGACGCCGGATGCTCCCGGCACCATCTATGCGGGGTTTGCGGACAAGACATCGAACGGGCTTCTCGGGATCTACCGGAGCACGGATGACGGCGCCACCTGGCAGCTCCGCGCGAGCAGTCCCAACATCTACGGAACGCAGGGGTGGTACAACAACACCATTCAGGCGGATCCGAATGATGCGGAACACATCATCGTCGGAGGGGTGGCCCTCTACCGATCCGTGAACGGCGGGACTTCGTTCTCCCAGATCGGGAACCAGGTTCATGTGGACCATCATGCGATCGCCTACCGGCCCGGGAGCGACAACAATGTCTTTGTCGGCTCGGATGGGGGCGTGTGGGAGTCCACCACCGACGGCGCGTCGTGGAGCGATCGAAACACCGGTCTTGTGACCTATCAGTTCTACGACATCTGCGTCTCCCAGTCGGATCCTTCGCGTGCGGCCGGAGGGACGCAGGACAACGGAACGGACATCTGGAACGGCACGGTGAACTGGAGCAACGGCCTCGGCGGAGACGGAATGGTGTGCAACATCAAGCCGACGGCTCCCAATGTGATCTACGGCGAACTCTACTTCGGAGATCACCGGAAGACGCAAAACGGCGGCAGCAGCTGGTCGACGATCAACAACGGCATCTCGGGAGACGGGCCGTGGGTGACGCCGGTCGACATGGATCAGAACACCGCCAACCATCTGTACACTTCGAGCGCCGACGGGATCTTCCGTACCACGGCGGGAGGAAACCCGTGGACCAAGGTGGGCGACCAGACCGCGGTCTGGATCTCGATCAGTCCGGTGGACGGGAATGTCGTGTGGACGGTCGGAGGAGGGGCACCCTGGGTCACCACCGATGATGGCGGCACCTGGACGCAGACCTCCGATTGGGGGTTCTCCACGGGAGGCGCCACGAAGATCCTGTCGCACCCGACAGACGCGAACGGGGCCTTTGTCGCGTTCTCGGGCTACGGGGGAGGGATGGCGCATGTGGCGCGCACGACGGACATGGGAGTGAGCTGGCAGAATGTCACCGGCGACTTCCCGGATGTGCCCGCGAACGCCATTGCCGTAGACCCGCAGAACCCGGACATCTGGTTCATCGGAACCGACTTGGGCGTCTGGGAAACGAGCAATGCCGGAGTGAACTGGATTCCCTGCCACTCGGGGCTTGTGTCCGCCAAGATCGTCGATCTGGAGATCGAAGACGCCGCGCGGAAACTGGTTGCGGGCACGCACGGGCGCGGAATGTGGGAAGTGGACATCACTTCGCCCAGTGTCACCGATGTGTCCGTCACCTCGCCGCAGGGTGTCGGGGGGCTTCTGCTGGATTCGCCCCGGCCGAACCCCGCGACTTCCGAGGCGCGGCTTCGGTATGCGGCATGGCACGACGGGAGCGTCACGCTGGAGATTGTGGATGTGGCGGGACGACGGCAGGCTCGCATTGCAGAACACGCTTCCGGGGACGGAATCGTCCGTACCGCCTCCTGGCTGACGGATGACGCGCCGTCCGGCGTCTATTTCGCGGTCTTGAAGGCCGGAGCGAAGCAGACCACGCGGAAGATCGTTCTGGCGCGGTAG